A region from the Brassica napus cultivar Da-Ae chromosome C8, Da-Ae, whole genome shotgun sequence genome encodes:
- the LOC106416329 gene encoding receptor-like cytoplasmic kinase 1 yields MSCFGWCGNDDGFRNGDDTRPMPSHIPAGDSGSHYLRSDPPMNQPVVQMEPIAVPAIPADELSDVTENYGSKALVGEGSYGRVFHGVLKSGITSAIKKLDSSKQPDQEFLSQISMVSRLRHENVIALVGYCVDGPLRVLAYEYAPNGSLHDVLHGRKGVKGALRGPVMTWHQRVKIAVGAARGLEYLHEKVNPQVIHRDIKSSNVLLFDDDVAKIGDFDLSNQAPDMAARLHSTRVLGTFGYHAPEYAMTGTLSTKSDVYSFGVVLLELLTGRKPVDHTLPRGQQSLVTWATPKLSEDKVKLCVDARLLGEYPSKAVAKLAAVAALCVQYEANFRPNMSIVVKALQPLLNPPRSTPHRNPY; encoded by the exons ATGAGCTGCTTTGGTTGGTGTGGGAATGATGATGGTTTCCGTAATGGTGATGATACTAGACCAATGCCAAGCCACATCCCTGCAG GTGACAGTGGAAGCCACTATCTAAGATCTGATCCACCCATGAATCAGCCCGTTGTTCAGATGGAGCCTATTGCTGTACCAGCCATCCCAGCTGATGAACTGAGTGATGTAACCGAGAACTATGGTTCCAAGGCCTTGGTGGGTGAGGGCTCTTATGGAAGGGTGTTTCACGGTGTTCTTAAAAGCGGTATCACATCTGCCATCAAGAAACTTGATTCTAGCAAGCAGCCTGACCAAGAATTTCTTTCCCAG ATATCAATGGTTTCGAGATTGCGACACGAAAATGTTATTGCGCTTGTGGGTTATTGTGTTGATGGCCCTCTCCGTGTTCTTGCTTATGAGTATGCTCCTAACGGATCTCTTCATGATGTTCTTCATG GCCGAAAAGGCGTGAAAGGAGCGCTGCGAGGTCCTGTTATGACGTGGCATCAGAGAGTCAAGATCGCTGTTGGTGCAGCCAGAGGGCTTGAGTACTTGCACGAGAAGGTCAACCCTCAGGTTATCCACCGTGACATCAAATCCAGCAACGTGCTTCTCTTTGATGACGATGTTGCCAAGATTGGTGACTTCGATCTCTCTAATCAAGCGCCTGACATGGCTGCTCGACTTCACTCTACTCGTGTACTAGGAACCTTTGGCTATCACGCTCCTGA GTATGCAATGACGGGAACATTGAGCACAAAGAGCGACGTGTACAGTTTTGGCGTTGTTCTGCTAGAGCTCCTTACTGGTCGTAAACCAGTCGACCATACCTTACCTCGTGGACAACAAAGTCTAGTGACTTGG GCAACCCCTAAACTGAGCGAAGACAAGGTGAAGCTATGTGTTGATGCAAGACTACTTGGAGAGTACCCCTCCAAAGCTGTTGCCAAG ctAGCTGCGGTGGCTGCACTGTGCGTGCAATATGAGGCAAATTTTAGACCAAACATGAGCATTGTGGTGAAGGCACTTCAACCTCTTTTGAACCCTCCTCGTTCTACTCCACATAGGAACCCTTATTGA
- the LOC111207979 gene encoding LOW QUALITY PROTEIN: protein CIA1 (The sequence of the model RefSeq protein was modified relative to this genomic sequence to represent the inferred CDS: inserted 1 base in 1 codon; deleted 2 bases in 1 codon), with protein MDLMEKKLELVELHKLEGHTDRVWNVSWNPVGXSTILASCSGDNTVRIWEQSSLSHSWSCKTVLEETHTRTVRSCAWSPSGKLLATASFDGTTAIWQNLGDEFECISTLEEHENEVKSVSWNAAGSYLATCSRDKSVWIWEVLGGGNEYDCAAVLNGHTQDVKMVQWHPTMDVLFSCSYDNTIKVWWSEDDDGDYQCVQTLDESNNGHSSTVWAISFNAAGDKMVTCSDDLTLKIWETDIAMMHSGEGYASWTHLCTYSAHWSRDNIIASGAGDDAIRLFVDSNNDSEENRLLASASDDGMVKIWQLATKP; from the exons ATGGATTTGATGGAGAAGAAGTTGGAGTTAGTGGAGCTTCACAAACTTGAAGGCCACACCGATAGGGTTTGGAACGTTTCCTGGAACCCCGTCG ACTCTACCATTCTTGCTTCTTGCAGTGGCGATAACACTGTACGCATCTGGGAacagagc tctctctctcactcctGGTCTTGCAAG ACAGTTTTGGAAGAAACCCACACTAGAACTGTGAGGTCGTGTGCTTGGTCTCCCTCTGGAAAGTTATTGGCCACTGCAAGTTTTGATGGTACCACTGCCATTTGGCAGAATCTTGGGGATGAGTTTGAGTGTATTTCCACATTGGAG GAGCATGAAAACGAAGTCAAGAGTGTATCATGGAATGCAGCTGGTTCATACCTTGCAACATGTAGTAGAGACAAGTCCGTGTGGATTTGGGAAGTGCTAGGAGGAGGGAATGAATATGACTGTGCTGCCGTGTTAAATGGACATACACAAGATGTGAAGATGGTTCAGTGGCATCCCACTATggatgttttattttcttgcaGTTATGATAACACCATCAAG GTTTGGTGgtctgaagatgatgatggtgattATCAATGTGTCCAAACCTTAGATGAATCCAACAA CGGTCACTCATCTACTGTTTGGGCCATTTCGTTTAATGCTGCAGGGGACAAGATGGTCACTTGTAG TGACGATCTAACCTTGAAGATATGGGAGACAGATATTGCCATGATGCACTCTGGTGAAGGATATGCATCTTG GACTCATCTTTGTACATATTCAGCTCACTGGTCAAG GGACAACATTATTGCGAGTGGAGCAGGCGATGATGCTATACGATTGTTTGTGGACAGCAACAATGACTCT GAGGAGAACCGGTTACTTGCCTCAGCCAGTGATGATGGGATGGTCAAGATTTGGCAGCTTGCAACTAAACCGTGA
- the LOC111212762 gene encoding uncharacterized protein LOC111212762 produces MANVSVFLSDFQTGRSSSSVEVRLLRFWETRNVRHDGELMGVDMLLLDSRKQHQATMLPVTVNVHRLATHMPHLKAGVKFTFKKTMVKDKKQSSNALGVANVPITEASIHCGYTIR; encoded by the exons ATGGCTAACGTTTCGGTCTTCCTCTCCGATTTCCAGACGGGCCGCTCCTCCTCCTCTGTTGAAGTCCGGTTGCTCCGTTTCTGGGAGACCAGGAATGTCCGCCATGATGGAGAGCTTATGGGAGTGGATATGCTCTTACTGGATTCTCGCAA GCAGCATCAGGCGACCATGCTGCCGGTCACCGTGAATGTACACCGGCTTGCGACCCACATGCCTCATCTGAAAGCGGG GGTCAAGTTTACCTTCAAAAAAACTATGGTCAAGGACAAAAAACAGTCATCTAACGCTCTCGGCGTTGCCAATGTCCCAATCACGG AGGCCAGTATCCACTGCGGCTATACTATTCGATGA